The Arachis hypogaea cultivar Tifrunner chromosome 19, arahy.Tifrunner.gnm2.J5K5, whole genome shotgun sequence genome has a window encoding:
- the LOC112777658 gene encoding uncharacterized protein, which yields MFPSKLSMLKDDELFCTQIASSPLALLTSGFEEEVSSFLQALEVENDIIKLSGYVSGPCNALNMKDWDSILNFIEKFIKECWEENIDCGESFNQSTYRVHKDQPWEDLNILPTEADKSKFGSHTKNSQEHSVSTSGKLTEDEYHQSDREDVRTSLGYLCQGTEILREKQNKRDFSLSDSFFWKFSE from the exons ATGTTTCCTTCAAAGTTATCGATGTTGAAAG ATGATGAGCTTTTCTGCACACAAATTGCTTCTTCGCCACTAGCACTTTTGACCAGCGGCTTTGAGGAGGAGGTATCAAGCTTTCTTCAAGCTTTAGAAGTTGAGAATGACATCATAAAGCTATCTGGATATGTCTCTGGCCCTTGCAATGCTTTGAATATGAAG GATTGGGATTCTATACTCAACTTCATTGAGAAGTTCATAAAAGAATGCTGGGAGGAAAACATAGATTGTG GAGAGTCCTTCAATCAGTCCACTTACAGGGTACATAAAGATCAACCGTGGGAAGATCTCAACATTCTTCCAACAGAAGCAG ATAAATCAAAATTTGGAAGCCATACTAAGAATTCCCAAGAACACTCTGTTTCCACTTCAGGCAAGCTAACCGAAGATGAATATCATCAATCTGACCGGGAAGATGTTAGAACCTCTCTTGGTTACTTGTGTCAAGGGACTGAAATATTGAGAGAGAAACAAAACAAGAGAGACTTTTCTTTATCAGACTCTTTTTTCTGGAAATTTAGTGAATGA